In Candidatus Microthrix subdominans, the DNA window CCTGTTATCGAGAAATACCCCGAGAGCGAGCCCCGCCAAGGTGGGGATTGCGACGGTCCAGCCCACCAGACCGAATGTACCCATGAAGGCCCAGATGCTCTCGTTGGGACCTTCGCGTGAACGTATCCGGCGTTCTGACTTGGCTGAAACCACCTTGCGCAGCGTCTCGGCGCGCTCACGGTCCAGTTCGACGCTGGAAAAGGCCTCGTCCTCATCCTTGTCCTCAGAAGATGGCATCGCGATCCAGGTCCAGTAGCTGGCGTGTGATGTCCGACTCCAGATCAGCCATGGCGCGCCGGGCGGAACGCTCACCTTCGTCGAATCCCTCGAAGGCGGTGTCGAGCTCGCGGTCGAGTGACCGCAGGTCGTCGCCGCTGAACGCCGCAGCGGTCACGACATCGACCCGGGTGCCGCACTTGACGAGGAGGCCGCCGTCGAGGGCCACCACGAATTCCTCGTCGTCCCAGACGTAGGTGAGCAAACCCTGAGCCAGGGGAGCGACGAAGTCGATGTGCCGCGGCAGCAGGGTGAACGCGCCGTTGGTCGCCTCGGCGGACACCTTGTCGACGTTGGTGTCGAGCGCCACCTGGCCGGGGGTGACGACGCGGAGACGCATGGACGGGGCCCCGGTCATGGTCGACGACCAGGGTTGGCCAGGTCGTCGAGAGAGCCGATCATGTAGAAGTCCCCTTCGCCGTGATCGGGGAGATCGTCGGCGAGGATTCGCTCGCAT includes these proteins:
- a CDS encoding AtpZ/AtpI family protein, producing MPSSEDKDEDEAFSSVELDRERAETLRKVVSAKSERRIRSREGPNESIWAFMGTFGLVGWTVAIPTLAGLALGVFLDNRTESERSFTIMFLVLGIALGCATAWYWIRRESSGDRR
- a CDS encoding F0F1 ATP synthase subunit epsilon — translated: MTGAPSMRLRVVTPGQVALDTNVDKVSAEATNGAFTLLPRHIDFVAPLAQGLLTYVWDDEEFVVALDGGLLVKCGTRVDVVTAAAFSGDDLRSLDRELDTAFEGFDEGERSARRAMADLESDITRQLLDLDRDAIF